Proteins encoded within one genomic window of Acidithiobacillus sp. AMEEHan:
- a CDS encoding DUF1156 domain-containing protein, translating into MTLIKTPKKLIEVALPLDGINAAAAREKSIRHGHPSTLHLWWARRPLAAARAVIFAQMVNDPGYERHLGRGVNKQKAQAERERLFQLIEELVQWENTNNEAVLAAAREEIWKSWRETCALNKNHRQAAELFNPDKLPAFHDPFAGGGALPLEAQRLGLESFASDLNPVAVLINKAMIEIPPRFAGCVPVGPRLAGDKQGKLTEDWSGAKGLAEDVRRYGAWMREEAQKRIGHLYPQVEITAGMVSARPDLEPLLGQKLTVIAWLWARTVKSPNPAFSHVEVPLASTFVLSSKPGKEAYVEPVVEGDRYRFTVKVGTPPEEAKNGTKLARGANFKCLLSDTPIEPQHIYTEANAGRMGARLMAIVAEGLRGRLYLAPTAEHETIARQAQPEWKPDVAMPENPRWFSPPLYGLTKYGDLFTPRQLVALTTFSDLVGEAIEKCRQDALAAGMEDDGQGLDEGGTGATAYAQAVGVYLGLTLGRAADYWTANATWEPSGGFIAHAFTKQAIPMVWDFAEGNPFSDGTGNWEQTALDWVVRVVREFRPVANGNVQQHDAQSQIISTRKVVSTDPPYYDNIGYADLSDYFYVWMRRTLRSVFPRLYATLAVPKAEELVATPYRHGSREAAERFFLEGMTRALENLDRQAHPAFPVTIYYAFKQNESKAELGTSSTGWETFLNAVLQSGFAITGTWPMRTERANRSVGLGTNALASSIVLVCRQRPADAPTVSRREFLRELNATLPEALDEMTRGGVNSPVAPVDLSQAIIGPGMAIFSQYAAVLEADGTPMRVRTALQLINRFLAEDDFDHDTQFCLHWFEQQGWATGKYGDADVLARAKGTSVQGLAASGVVESSKGELRLRKWAEMPRDWSPESDTRLPVWEALHQLIRALNQEGESAAGALLARMPARAEPIRTLAYRLYTLCERKGWAEDARAYNELVTAWSGIEQVAGETGVVGAQGALDL; encoded by the coding sequence ATGACCCTCATCAAAACCCCCAAAAAACTCATCGAAGTTGCCCTGCCGCTGGATGGCATCAATGCCGCTGCGGCGCGCGAAAAATCCATCCGCCACGGCCATCCCAGCACCCTGCACCTGTGGTGGGCGCGCCGGCCCTTGGCGGCGGCGCGGGCGGTGATCTTTGCCCAGATGGTCAACGACCCCGGCTACGAACGCCACCTGGGGCGCGGTGTCAACAAGCAAAAGGCCCAAGCCGAGCGCGAGCGTCTGTTCCAGCTCATCGAGGAGCTGGTGCAGTGGGAAAACACCAACAACGAAGCCGTTCTCGCCGCGGCGCGTGAAGAAATCTGGAAAAGCTGGCGCGAAACCTGCGCCCTCAATAAAAACCACCGCCAGGCCGCCGAGCTTTTCAATCCCGACAAGCTGCCCGCCTTTCACGACCCCTTTGCCGGCGGCGGTGCGCTGCCGCTGGAAGCCCAGCGCCTGGGGCTGGAAAGCTTCGCCTCCGACCTCAACCCCGTGGCCGTGCTCATCAACAAGGCGATGATCGAAATCCCCCCGCGCTTTGCCGGGTGTGTGCCCGTAGGCCCACGCCTTGCGGGCGATAAGCAGGGCAAGTTGACGGAAGACTGGTCTGGCGCGAAAGGGCTGGCCGAAGACGTGCGCCGCTATGGTGCCTGGATGCGCGAAGAGGCGCAAAAGCGTATTGGCCACCTGTATCCGCAGGTGGAAATCACCGCCGGGATGGTATCGGCGCGGCCTGACCTCGAGCCGCTGCTGGGCCAGAAGCTCACCGTCATCGCCTGGCTGTGGGCGCGCACGGTCAAAAGCCCCAACCCGGCCTTCAGCCATGTGGAGGTGCCCCTGGCCTCGACCTTCGTGCTCTCCAGCAAGCCGGGCAAGGAGGCCTATGTCGAGCCTGTGGTGGAAGGCGACCGCTATCGCTTTACCGTCAAGGTGGGGACGCCGCCGGAAGAAGCGAAGAACGGAACCAAGCTGGCGCGTGGGGCGAACTTCAAATGCTTGTTGTCCGATACCCCAATCGAGCCCCAACACATTTACACCGAAGCCAACGCAGGGCGCATGGGCGCACGGCTCATGGCCATCGTTGCCGAAGGGTTGCGGGGCCGGTTGTATCTCGCGCCGACCGCCGAGCATGAAACGATTGCGCGGCAGGCGCAGCCCGAATGGAAACCAGATGTTGCGATGCCAGAAAACCCGCGCTGGTTCTCCCCTCCGCTCTACGGGCTGACGAAATATGGCGACCTCTTCACTCCCCGCCAACTGGTCGCGCTGACCACTTTTTCCGATCTGGTCGGCGAGGCCATCGAAAAGTGCCGGCAGGACGCCCTTGCCGCCGGAATGGAGGATGATGGCCAAGGGCTGGACGAGGGCGGCACCGGCGCAACCGCTTATGCGCAGGCGGTGGGGGTGTATTTGGGTCTTACCCTCGGACGTGCCGCTGACTATTGGACTGCGAATGCCACATGGGAGCCATCAGGTGGCTTCATTGCACATGCATTTACGAAACAAGCAATCCCAATGGTCTGGGACTTTGCCGAAGGTAACCCGTTCTCGGATGGAACCGGAAACTGGGAGCAGACAGCACTCGATTGGGTTGTCCGCGTTGTGCGTGAGTTTCGGCCAGTGGCAAATGGCAATGTCCAACAACATGACGCTCAATCACAAATCATAAGCACCAGAAAAGTTGTTTCGACGGACCCACCGTATTACGACAACATCGGTTACGCCGATCTCTCTGACTATTTCTATGTTTGGATGCGAAGAACGCTGCGATCTGTATTTCCTAGGCTCTATGCAACGCTCGCTGTTCCCAAGGCGGAAGAACTGGTCGCCACACCCTACCGCCACGGTAGCCGTGAGGCCGCCGAGCGCTTCTTTCTTGAGGGCATGACGCGGGCGCTGGAAAACCTCGACCGCCAGGCGCACCCGGCTTTTCCGGTCACCATCTACTACGCCTTCAAGCAGAACGAGAGCAAAGCAGAACTCGGGACATCAAGCACTGGCTGGGAAACATTTTTGAATGCTGTTTTGCAGTCTGGCTTTGCCATTACCGGAACATGGCCGATGCGGACGGAGAGAGCAAACCGGTCGGTTGGTCTTGGCACGAACGCTCTGGCCTCCAGTATCGTTCTGGTCTGCCGTCAGCGCCCCGCCGATGCGCCCACGGTCAGCCGCCGCGAATTCCTGCGCGAGCTCAACGCCACCTTGCCTGAGGCGCTGGACGAGATGACGCGCGGTGGAGTCAATTCACCCGTCGCGCCGGTGGATTTGTCGCAGGCCATCATCGGCCCCGGCATGGCGATCTTCAGCCAGTACGCCGCCGTGCTGGAAGCCGACGGCACGCCGATGCGCGTGCGCACCGCGCTGCAACTCATCAACCGCTTTCTGGCCGAAGACGACTTCGACCACGACACCCAGTTCTGCCTGCACTGGTTCGAGCAGCAGGGCTGGGCCACCGGCAAATACGGCGACGCCGACGTGCTGGCGCGCGCCAAGGGCACCAGCGTGCAGGGCCTCGCCGCGAGCGGCGTGGTAGAGTCGAGCAAGGGTGAGCTACGCCTGCGCAAGTGGGCCGAGATGCCTCGCGACTGGTCGCCGGAATCCGACACCCGCCTGCCAGTGTGGGAGGCACTGCACCAGCTCATCCGCGCCCTGAATCAGGAGGGCGAATCCGCCGCCGGCGCGCTGCTCGCCCGCATGCCCGCCCGCGCCGAACCCATTCGCACCCTTGCCTATCGTCTATATACACTCTGCGAGCGCAAGGGCTGGGCCGAGGACGCCCGCGCCTACAATGAGCTGGTCACGGCGTGGAGCGGTATCGAGCAGGTCGCGGGCGAGACAGGGGTAGTAGGCGCGCAAGGGGCGCTGGATCTGTAA
- a CDS encoding NYN domain-containing protein: MTRVVAYSDGFNLYFGLKQSRFKRYYWLDVAALARSLLKPGQQLLATHYFSARIRDNGRNVADQKRQKDYLEALAVQGVRCQFGHYLEKQRKCLVCHATWQDYEEKMTDVNIAIQLMTDAFDDVFDVALVISGDSDLTTPIRRVRERFPAKRVIVAFPPQRHSKALKQHANGYLAISENKLRASQLPDRLIKPDGYVLTRPDTWR; encoded by the coding sequence ATGACCCGCGTTGTTGCCTATAGCGACGGCTTTAACCTCTACTTCGGCCTGAAGCAGTCCCGATTCAAACGCTACTACTGGCTGGATGTGGCAGCGCTGGCGCGCAGCCTGCTCAAGCCGGGGCAGCAACTGCTTGCAACGCACTACTTCTCCGCCCGCATCCGCGACAACGGTCGCAACGTGGCTGACCAGAAGCGGCAGAAGGACTATCTGGAGGCGCTGGCCGTTCAAGGCGTGCGGTGCCAGTTCGGCCACTACCTCGAAAAGCAGCGTAAGTGCCTGGTGTGCCACGCCACCTGGCAGGACTACGAAGAAAAGATGACCGATGTCAACATCGCCATCCAGTTGATGACAGACGCTTTCGACGATGTCTTCGACGTAGCCCTGGTCATTTCCGGCGACAGTGACCTGACTACGCCGATCCGCCGTGTGCGTGAACGCTTTCCGGCCAAGCGCGTCATCGTGGCCTTCCCGCCGCAGCGCCACTCTAAGGCACTTAAGCAGCATGCCAACGGCTACCTTGCCATCAGTGAAAACAAGCTGCGCGCCAGTCAGTTGCCAGATCGGCTGATCAAGCCCGACGGCTACGTGCTTACCCGCCCGGATACCTGGCGCTGA